Within the Aspergillus luchuensis IFO 4308 DNA, chromosome 5, nearly complete sequence genome, the region TAGGCTGAAGGCCGCGCCGGTTATAATGATGCGTTTACGGAGGACGCGCGGTGGGAGCATGGCGGTATCTTGTTTgcggtgctggaggagacAGAAGccggtgaagatgatgggcgAGAGGACGAGAAGGGCGATGATTCGTCCGTTGGTCCAGCTGTAGGTATCGCCGCCCCATTGGAGCGCGAGGAGGAGACATAGTACTGCGGgtgcgaagaggaagaatcCGAGTAGGTCCAGCTCGCGGAGTTTCTGGATATGCGTTTTTGAGCCCCTGGGGGTGATGGTCGGGAGcttgagaagcagaagcacgGCGGATGGTAGCGCTGCAGCGGGCAGATTGATGTAGAAACACCATCGCCAGGATAGGTCGGATGTGAGTATGCCTCCAAGGATAGGGGCTATGGCGATGGCGGTGTATTCGCTGGCGCTGATTAGGCCGACAAACGTCGGTCGTCTTCGTAGGGGCGTAGAAATTGCAATTATGCTGGATGATTGTTAGTTTGCAGACATGCCTCTAGGTACTGTAGTGCTTACACCATGCAGCCTTGACTGATCCCAGAGAAACCCAAGCCGGTTATGGCCCttccgatgatgaagatgaatgaaCTCGGCGCCAGGCCCGAGAGAAGAATGCCACCCTCGAACAGCAGGAGATTGACGAGAAAGACCCATTTGACTGGGTAGTTGTCATATAGCTTTCCCTGGGAAAGCTGCGACATGCAGGAGGTGAGTCGACTTGGACGCCGTTAGTAGGGATATACAGGGCTGACACTAATCTGTAGGATAGACTCACAAAGCAGCATCATACCAACCAACATCAGCCACTGACCCGAACTCGTCGGTTATACGCGGAACAGCGGTGGTTAGGATCGTGGCATCCTAATATGACGTTAACCAACGCACGGAGATTTGCGAACATTAGCACTTACCAGTCCAACCAGAAAGACACAGAAACAAAGGGACAGGGAAATGAGGACGAATTGGACCCCGTGGGGATAGATGGCCTCACCgggctcaggctcagctTCAGGCttagcttcatcatcctgtAGGACG harbors:
- a CDS encoding MDR family MFS transporter (COG:G;~EggNog:ENOG410PVXA;~InterPro:IPR020846,IPR011701,IPR036259;~PFAM:PF07690;~TransMembrane:13 (o58-77i128-146o152-175i187-208o214-236i256-277o289-306i326-347o367-384i393-413o419-441i453-477o523-546i);~go_function: GO:0022857 - transmembrane transporter activity [Evidence IEA];~go_process: GO:0055085 - transmembrane transport [Evidence IEA]) encodes the protein MATSPEAIELSEATHPRESFEKVQQVPEDVVGDTTVLQDDEAKPEAEPEPGEAIYPHGVQFVLISLSLCFCVFLVGLDATILTTAVPRITDEFGSVADVGWYDAAFRLTSCMSQLSQGKLYDNYPVKWVFLVNLLLFEGGILLSGLAPSSFIFIIGRAITGLGFSGISQGCMVIIAISTPLRRRPTFVGLISASEYTAIAIAPILGGILTSDLSWRWCFYINLPAAALPSAVLLLLKLPTITPRGSKTHIQKLRELDLLGFFLFAPAVLCLLLALQWGGDTYSWTNGRIIALLVLSPIIFTGFCLLQHRKQDTAMLPPRVLRKRIIITGAAFSLCLSACRAIVQYYLSIWFQTVRNATPLQSGLNTLPLVIAVLISAIIGGWLISRTRTYTPILLPASLLVIAGIALMTTFTPTTPAKLWIPSLILLGLGSGSAVGVPFMAVQAILPLKDISIGMALMTFSQDIGEAVFISVAQAIFLNRLTGDLAESVPGLDPVMVTHLGATSLEGKLPGKYLGAVIGAYDVAVRGTFLLAVALAGSVFVAAVLVKRNPFRVGDELGEGDREESTSSSRGV